The Dokdonia sp. 4H-3-7-5 genomic interval AGATGCAGGAACGGCTTGCTTAACCAATAGTTTTGAAATGGGCTCTGTGCCTAATGCTGTAGAATTTTTATTTGCCAAGTTAATATTGCGTTTTAATACTAGTTGCTATGATACAATTAAGATATTATTTAGTCGGTAGTTACCTGTTAATCAAATATATAATGCTTAAATTACATGATATCCCTATTTAAACTGATGTTTTTCAATACATTGAAACCTCCCAAACAAGTGCAATTATGGATGATTTCTCACATACTAAGGATCTTTACTTTGCTACAATAGAGTTTTACAAAACCTACGTGGTCTGCAAAATGAATGAAGGAATCGTTCTAGATATCCCGAAAGCACTCGCTCTTCATGAACAATCTCGCTCTTTCTACAACGGTTTAAAATATGGATTCATATTTGACAGAACGATTGATTATACTATTGACCCTATTGTCTATATACAATGCCCTTATTATGCAGATATTAATGCAATGTTTATAGTTGCAGAAAAAAATGCTACAAAACAAATTGTACAGTTTGAGCAAAACTTCTCAAAGTACAAACTCACTGTTTTTAATACCCTCGAGGAGGCACAAAAAGAAATAAAGAAAGTGAAATTTGGTGAAAAATCACCACTCACAGAAGAACCGTTAGGTTAATTATATCAAGCAAAATTCACTTTCTATTACTTTAAATGATGTATTTGTAGCTTTTATTAAGCAATAGCTTTCCCACTTTCTACAAGTGCCCACTCATTTGCCCATTTGGCAATAAGCGCAGCCCAGTCATCACGATCGTTTATACAAGGAATGGTGTGAAAATCCTTTCCTCCAGCTTCGTGAAAAATTTCTTCACCCTCCATTGCAATTTCTTCTAGCGTCTCTAAGCAGTCAGACACAAAAGCTGGTGTAGCAATGGCCATTTTCTTAAATCCTTCTTTTCCCATACGCTCTACAGTGCGGTCTGTATATGGCTGTAACCATGGATCAAATCCTAAACGAGACTGGAAACTAGTAGAAAACTTTAAAGGCTCCCATCCTAGATATTCTCCTACCATTCGGGTAGTTTCATAGCACTGGTGTCTATAACAAAATTCATGCGCTGCAGACTCAGACATACAACATGAACCATCAATTTTACAGTGCACCTTAGTTACATCACTTTTACGTATGTGACGCTCAGGAACTCCGTGATATGAAAATAATACATGCTCATAATCTACACCTTCAAGACTCTCTGCAATAGAATCTCCTAATACTTTGATGTAATCTGCATCCTTGTAAAATGGTTTTACGTCAGTAATTTTCATCTTCGGAAAAAACTCAGATCTTAGCTCCTCTGCAAGTACGGTAATTGTTTCTGTGGTTGCCATGGCATAATGAGGGTAAAGCGGTAATAACATTACCTCATCTACTCCTTGATCATGCAATTTCTGAAGCCCTTCTTTGATAGATAAAGAACCATAGCGCATCGCAATCTCAACAGGAAGTTTAGTATGTTGTTGTACTTTTTTCTGAAGGCGCTGTGTAAGAACAATTAATGGTGATCCTTCGTCCCACCATATTTTACTATAAGCCTCTGCACTCTTCTTAGGACGTGTATTTAATATGATTCCTTTTACTAGCAATGCGCGTGCTGCATAAGGAACATCAATTACGCGTTCGTCCATTAAGAACTCGCCTAAATATTTTTTTACGTCTTTTGGATCTGTACTATCTGGTGATCCCAGATTTACCATTAAAACTCCTTTGTTCATTTATTCTCAGTTTTTCCTTAACAAAAATACAGTATATCAATCGTATCATCCTCATGTTATCTATAAGACTTTATGATACTGGTATTGTCTTTTTTATGCTTTCGCGAAAGCGTGATAACTTTTACCCTAAGCTCATTAAATATTTTTTTGGCGTAGTACCAAATTTCTTCTTGAATGCCGTAATAAAATGACTTGCTGTGCTATAGCCTACCTTTAGCCCTACTTCGTTCACATTGTGAGAGCCTGTCTCTAGCAACTGGCGTGCAACTTCCATCTTATAGTCAAACAGAAAACTAAACACAGAATCTCCATAAATTTGCTTAAAGCCTTCTTTGAGCTTATTAAGTGATAAGCCTATTTCATCTGATAGTTCGCTTAGAGTGGGTGGCGCGTCCATTCTCGCAATGATAATTTGCTTAGCACGTTTTATTTTTTGCACATTATCTTCATCTACAAGGAAAGGACATTGCTCAATATCTGCATCTGCTGGACGATTAAAATATAGACTAAGCAGCTCATAAGCCTTTCCCTTAAAATATAGTTTCTGGATAGAAGGATGCAGGCTGTAATTCATTAACTGATTAAGTACAATTGCCATACTGGGAGAAATACTACCATCCTTATAGTATTTACGATCTTTATTTTCATCACTCAAGAAGTGTATAAAACTCGCCTCGTTTGAAAATAAATTGTGAAACTTTTTAATAGATATCAAGAGTGTAACGACCCAAGTTTCTGGGGCTAGCTCTAAATTCATAGGTAAATCCCGCTGCGGATTGTAGAGTAATAATGAGTTTTCTTCTTGTATAGGTAGCTGATAAGCGCCATCATTAAAATTAAAAATAGCTGCCCCTTTCAAGCAAAAGTGAAACTGGATGTAACTACTATTTACCGTACGCTCAACTTGCTGTTTTTGAGCAGATTCATTATCAAATCTTAATATAAAAAAGCCATCTTCTATGAGGGTTTCATTAGTTAGGCTTTCAGCGTTGTTTTTTTGTGATACATCCATAGCAAAAGTAATTATTTTATTTAGAATCGCTCTAAATAAACAAAATAGCAAGGGCATCTACTTTACCGTAAACACTGTGCTTCATGTAAAATTACGTCTTCTATCGTTCATTTTACACCTTGTACGATATAAATGATACCGCTAGCGTTATTTTTTTAAGAAAGTGACTATTACTTTTGCGTCCCTGATAGCATCAGATGAAATGAATATTTGCTTTTGAAAAGACAACGATTTTACGCCATAGGTATTAGTTACAAAAAAGCCGACGCAACCACGCGCGGTCATTTTGCAATATCTGAAACTGCTCAAGAGGCAATTCTAAAAGGTGCCAAAAATGAAGGAGTAACTGCTCTTACTGTTATTTCTACCTGCAACAGAACAGAGTTATACGGCTTTGCGCCAGACGCAATGACGCTCGTTAAAATTCTCTGCGAGCACACCCACGGAACCATAGAAGAGTTTCTAGACGTAGCATATTTACACAAAGGCGATGACGCGATTGCTCATCTCTTTAAAGTAGGGACTGGCCTTGATAGTCAGATTCTAGGTGACTTTGAAATCATTGGCCAACTCAAAATTGGTTTTAAGCGTGCTAAAAAATTACAGCTTATCAATCCATTTATGGAACGATTAGTAAATGCTGTTATCCAAGCAAGTAAACGTATTAAGAACGAGACAGAAATCTCAAGTGGTGCTACCTCAGTGAGCTTTGCCGCAGTACAATACATCATGGCCCGCGTGCCTTATGTCTCAGACAAGAATATCCTTCTTTTTGGAACTGGAAAAATAGGCCGTAATACTTGCGAGAATTTAGTAAAGCATACTAAAAATGAGCATATCACGCTTATTAATAGAACTAAAGAAAAGGCAGAAAAAATTGCAGGTAAATTTAATTTACTCGTAAAGGAATATGCAGATATACAAAGTGAGATTGCACAAACGGACATCCTTGTAGTTGCTACAGGTGCTCAGAAACCTACCATAAGTAAAGAATTACTACACAGTAAAAAGCCTTTACTTATTCTTGATCTCTCTATTCCTAAAAATGTGTCTAATGATGTAGAAGAGCTTGAGAATGTCACGCTCCTCCACTTAGACGAATTATCAAAAATGACAGACGCGACCTTAAAACGTCGCCAGGGTTATATTCCTCAAGCAGAAGCAATCATTGCAGAAATTACAGACGAGTTTAATGTGTGGTTACAAACTAGAAAGTTTGCTCCTACCATGAAAGCTCTCAAAGTGAGACTTCAAGAAGTACAAGCTGCAGAGATTGAAAATGTACGTAAGAAAACGCCAGATTTTAGTGAGGCGAGTGCAACGGCTATGAGTGACAAGATTATTCAAAAAATTACAAATCAGTTTGCTCACCATTTACGCAACGCAAACGGATCTACAGATCAAAGCATAGCACTTATACAATCTATATTTCAACTCGAAAACGACAATGAGTAAAACCATACGAATTGGTACTCGAGATAGCGAGCTAGCACTCTGGCAAGCTAAAACCGTGCAATCACAACTAGAAGCAAACGGATACAAAACTGAACTTGTACCGGTAAAATCTACTGGAGATCTTATCTTAGATAAGCCACTCTACGAGTTAGGAATTACAGGTATTTTTACAAAAACGCTAGATGTTGCAATGCTTAACGGCATCGTCGATATTGCTGTACACAGCATGAAAGATGTTCCAACCGCCTTACCTATAGGGATTGTGCAAGCTGCAGTATTACCTAGAGCAGAGACTGAAGATATTTTAGTACACAAAGGCGCGCCAGATTATAAGCAAGCCTGCACCATCGCGACAGGTAGTTTAAGAAGGCAAGCCCAGTGGCTCAATCGCTACCCTAACCACAAAACCACAGACATACGTGGTAACGTAAATACACGCTTACAAAAGCTAGAAGAAAGTGACTGGACGGGCGCCATTTTTGCAAAGGCAGGCCTTAAACGCATCAATGTACTTCCAGAAAATTATGAAGTACTTGACTGGATGATTCCTGCGCCGGCACAAGGAGCCATGCTCATTGTCGCGATGGAAGAGGATCAGTTTTGTCTAGAAGCATGCGCTACACTAAACCACAAGCCTACGGCTTTGTGTACTTATATAGAACGTGAGTTTTTAAAAACTCTTGAAGGCGGTTGTACCGCTCCTATAGGAGCTCTCGCAGAAGAAATAGGAGACGACATACGATTTAGAGGGGTATTATTTTCTCTCGATGGTGCCACAAAAATTGAAGTAGAGCAGGTTGTTTCAAAAGCAAATGCTGTTGGTTTTGGAACAGATTGTGCCCTTGATATTCTTGATGATGGCGGACGAGAGTTGATGAAGGAGATTAAGAGTAATTTAAAAAAATGACCGTACTATCCACAAAAAAATTAAAGCCTAACCAACGAGAGCTACTTCTCAATGCAGGTTTACAATTTGTGGAATATGATGCGATACGCACACAAGAGGTTGCTTTTACGCTTTCGCGAAAGCTTAAAAATGTAATCATCACTAGTCAAAATGGAGTACGCGCTTTACTTAATAATCTTTCTAGTGAGCAATTAGAAAGTATAAAAAGTTGTTTTACTGTTGGCACAAAAACAACAGCACTTTTAGCCGAAAATGGGATAAAAGTGACAAAAACAGCTCAAAATGGAGAAGAATTGGCTCGTTTTATAGCAGAAAACTACAAAATCGAATCATTCACTTACTTCTGCGGGAGACAGCGCAGAGATGAGTTACCTACATTACTCAAAGAAAATAATGTAGCGTGTGAAGAAGTGGTGGTTTATGAAACTCATCAAATAACACAGTCTTTTGACCGTACATTTGATGGTATATTATTTTTTAGTCCGAGTGGTGTTAACGCTTTCGCGAAAGCGAACAAAAACACACGAGCAATAGACAGCATTGCGTTTTGCATAGGCGAAACCACTGCCACAACGGCAAGAATACGCTTTAAAAAGGTAATCGTGTCTAATTCAACAACTATAGAAAGCACCATTGCTAAGGCGGTGAAAATATTGAAAGAAGAATCTAGAACTTAACTGTCTAGAAAAACATAAAATCGTCCCCTCGAGCGCAGTCGAGAGGTTCATTATAAGAGTACAATTAAGTTCTCGACTGCGCTCGAACAGACCTAGAGATATGAGCATAAAAAACGACCTATTTTTAAGAGCACTTAAAGGAGAAACTGTAGACCGTCCACCAGTATGGATGATGCGTCAGGCTGGAAGATACCTTCCAGAATTTATGGAAATCAAAGCAAAGTATGACTTCTTTACACGCTGCCAGACTCCTGAGCTTGCGAGTGAGATTACCGTACAACCTATACGTCGTTATGGGATGGATGCTGCTATTTTATTTTCTGACATCTTAGTGATCCCTCAGGCAATGAATATTGATGTAGAAATGAAGCCTAATGTAGGGCCGTGGTTGCCTAACCCTATACGATCTGCAAAGGATGTGGAGCAAGTAATTGTCCCAGATATCGATGAGACGCTAGGCTATGTGATGGATGCCATTAAGATGACTAAGGAAAAACTCAATGACGAGATTCCGCTTATAGGTTTTGCAGGATCACCGTGGACGATACTTTGTTACTGTGTGCAAGGTCAAGGGTCAAAAAACTTTGACAAGGCAAAGGAGTTTTGTTTTACACAACCACTAGCCGCGCACGCTTTACTTCAAAAAATCACAGATACTACCATTGCTTACCTTAAGAAAAAGGTAGAAGCAGGTGTAAATGCTGTACAGGTTTTTGATAGCTGGGGAGGAATGCTCTCGCCAGTAGATTATCAAGAATTCTCTTGGCAATATATAAAGCAAATTATTGACGCACTTAAAGATGAGGCGCCAGTAATTGCTTTTGGGAAAGGATGCTGGTTTGCACTTGATAAAATGGCTAAGTCTGGAGCATCTGCACTAGGTGTAGACTGGACGTGCTCTGCACGCAACGCTCGCTACCTTACTGGTGGTAATATCACGCTGCAAGGTAACTTTGACCCTACTCGTTTATTCTCACCTCCTAGGGAAATCAAGAGAATGGTGCACGAGATGATTAATGAATTTGGCAAAGACAAATACATTGTAAATCTTGGTCACGGTATTTTACCTAACATTCCTATAGAAAATGCAGGTGCATTTATAGAAGCTGTAAAAGAGTACAAAGCATAATGAACGTCTGGGCTGTTGTCAAATCTATGGATTTTAAACAGCTGTGGAGCCTTTTTTGGCTCAGTGCACGCCATCCTAGGTTTGTGATTCCTACCATAAGGGGGACTCGCAAAACGGTTGCTATATGTAATAAACATTATGGCAAAAAACAGCACCTCAACGGCCCAGAAAATGCTTTTAGACACGCCCTGTGGAATATGCTTATCGTACACCTTAGTGTGCGACGAGGCTTGCCACTGCAGCGCTCGCTGGCGTGGGCAAAACGGTTTACAGACTTGCACGAAGATTTTTCTCCTAACGCACCTTTAGAACGTGCGATGGACTTGCATAACAACCGCGTGGGGCGCGACCTCATCACTAGTCTTTGCGGGCAAGACGAAGAACAACTGGTGACACAACTACTAGAGATGGTCCCGCTTTCGCGAAAGCGTACTAGCCTAAAAGAAATCCAGCCTTGTGATACGATACTGGTTCACTTAGAGTGATAATTTAACCATATGTAAACAGGCTATGGAGGGCAAAACAAATACTTTTGAGTATAATTTCTAGCTATGAGAACATTCTACAATAAGCTGAGTTTACGATACACCGCACTTAAAAGGAGCTGGACGCCGCAGCAAAATTTATTTTATGGTTTTCTCACGTATGTTTTAGTAGGAACTTTACTCCTAAGCTTGCCTTGGTTACAAAAGACGAGTGCCTCCATACTAGATCATCTATTTATTGCAACCTCTGCAGTGAGTACTACGGGGCTGGTTACGATGTCTATTTTTGACTCATATAACGTAGGAGGACAATTTGTTATAATGGCACTTTTCCAGCTGGGAGGTATAGGTTACTTGACCTTTACTACATTTATGCTGCTATCTACTACCCATAAAATAACACCCTGGCATAAAAGTATTCTCAATACAGAGTTTACATTACCCGTTACTATACGTATCAAAGACTTTTTAAAATCTGTAGTACTGTATACGGTAATAATGGAAGTTCTAGGCGCCATATTATTCTTTATTGCTTTTAAGTCAGATGGTATGGGAACGGGAGAGGCAATCTGGTCATCTATTTTTCATAGTATAAGTGCCTTTTGTACCGCTGGTTTTAGTCTTTTTAATAGTGGATTTACACCTTACGTAGATAATGGACTCATAAACTTTACCATATCAATGCTCGCTATTTGCGGTTCCCTAGGTTTTATAGTGATTACAGACGTGGGCTTATGGATAAAAAACAGAACACACTCGCTTAGCTTTACAACAAAGATTGTCACAATAGGTTCGCTTATACTTCTAGCTTTTGGATACTTGTTTTTTTACTTCTTAGAGCCGTCCATCTCAAGTTTGAGTGGATCAGCTCGAGTGAGTGCTGCATTTTTTCAATCTATGACCGCGATGACTACAGTAGGTTTTAATACTGTTGACTTTGGCACTTTTATATTACCTATGCTGCTAGTAACTATATTTTTGATGTACATAGGCGCCTCTCCTTCTGGTACAGCTGGAGGTATGAAAATTACGACATTAACTGCCGTATTTGCCATAATGAAAAGCCGACTCAAAGGATCTAAAAACATCACCTTCTTAGGAAAACGCATTCCTTATGAGCGACTATACGTAGCAACATCATCTTTTATATTTTATACAACACTTATTTTTGTAGGAACGTTTGTACTCACCTTCTCAGAAGATTTTGATTTTGAAAATATTTTATTTGAAGTGGCCTCTGCACTTGGTACTGTGGGTGTGAGTACAGGGATTACTGGAGATTTAAGCAGTATAGGTAAGATTATTATCATAATCCTTATGTTTATAGGTCGACTAGGTGTACTTACCTTTGGCCTCGCTATTTGGTCAAAAAGTATTACAAACGAAGACAGAGAAATTCTCAAAGAAGATATAGCAGTATAATATGATAAAAGGCATCTTAAACGGACTACAAACGTATAAATCATCATTTGGGTTGATTTCAAAGTTGGGGCTTTGGAAGTATTTTGCCATCCCAATGGCTATAAGTCTTATTACTGCCTCAATGATTGCAGCATCTGCCTGGGGTTTTTCTGATAATATAGGTCACTGGGTAGAGCAAATCTGGCCTTGGGAAACGGGAAGACACGCCTTTTTTATATTTGCAGAGATAGTAAGCGCACTACTCATTATCGCCATAGGCCTTATCTTGTATAAGCACATTATTATGGCACTGAGCGCGCCATTTATGAGTCCTGTGTCAGAAAAAATAGAGGCTCACCTTAAAGGAGAAAATCACACCCACAGAGATACTTCAAATACTGAACAACTTATACGAGGTATACGCATAAACGTGCGTAATTTGGGACTAGAATTGCTTATCACACTGCCTATCTTACTCCTCAATTTTATCCCAATAATAGGAAGTATTGCCGCCACTATTTTACTATTTCTTACACAAGCTTACTACGCAGGTTTTGGTAATATGGACTATACTCTAGAACGTCATTTTAAGTATAGAGAAAGCGTAGATTTTGTAAAAAGAAATAAGGGTCAAGCCATAGGTAACGGTATTGTATTTATGCTGTTTCTTATCATCCCACTTGTGGGAATTATACTCGTTTTACCCATCTCTGTAACTGCAGCGACGGTACAAACCATAAAATTACTTGACAAGGATCATCACACTAGCTTGACTGCATAGGTCACCACCTAAAAAACATATAATGAAAGAACAATTTGTAAACTACATGCTCAATCTTCAAGATCAAATTACTAGCACACTAGAGCAACTAGATGGTAAGGCCAGCTTTCAAGAAGATAACTGGAAACGCCCAGAAGGTGGTGGTGGTCGCACACGCGTGATTGAAAACGGAAATATCTTTGAAAAAGGAGGTGTAAACACATCACAAGTGCACGGCGAGTTACCAGAGGCAATGCAAAAATACTTTGGTGTGAAAGATGCAAATTTCTTTGCCTGCGGTCTCTCACTGGTCCTTCATCCTAGCAGTCCTATGGTACCCACGGTACACGCAAACTGGCGTTATTTTGAGATGTACGACAGCGAAGGTAACATTGTAGATCAGTGGTTTGGCGGAGGTCAAGACCTCACACCTTATTACCTTTTTGATGAAGATGCCACTCATTTTCATCAGACGTGCAAAACCGCTTGTGATGCACACGATGCTGACTTTTACCCAAAATATAAAGCACGTTGTGATGAGTATTTTTACAATGCACACCGCAATGAAGGTCGCGGTATAGGCGGTCTGTTCTTTGATTATTGCAAAGCTACCGAAGAGCGTTCTATGCAAGACTGGTACAATTTTGTGACCACTGTGGGCGACAGTTTCTTAGAGGCATATGCCCCTATTGTGGAGCGTAGAAAAGACACCGCTTTCGCGAAAGAACAAAAAGACTGGCAAGAAGTACGCCGTGGTCGTTACGTAGAATTTAACCTCGTACACGATAAAGGAACCCTTTTTGGTCTAAAAACAAATGGCCGTATTGAAAGTATCTTAATGAGCCTTCCTCCCGTAGTACAGTGGAAATATGATCACCACCCAGCACCAGGAAGTGAAGAAGAACGATTAATAAAAGTGCTGCAGGAGCCAAAGGAGTGGGTTTCTTAAAAACCAAAACTACTTATTGGTCATAAATTACTGTGTGTGCGACTGATGACCAATGAGTCTTCACTTTTTCGCGAAAGCGAAAAACCTCTTACCTCCAGATAGCAGACGTTTTTGTCTTGAGGCCATTCTCGGTATTCAAATAATGAAAACGTGCTTTAAGTAATTGCTTCCTGCCGTCTCGTGTTCTTGTAAAAGTCAGTCGTGCTTCATCACTCACAAAAATCTTCCAATATCTATAAAATAGGGAGGCATCTTTCTTATTTGTTGTAAATATCGAGGGTACGCTGTAGTAATTTGCAAGTCCAAATTTCTCTTGAAACCAACCGGACTGCTCAATCATATAGCGTGCATTATCTACGGGTTCTAGAAGTTCTTGCAGGCACGTTACAAAGAGTATTTCCTCCTTTGCCGTGGCGCCTGTGAGAAAACAAGCAATCTCCCCGTTAGGTAAATACTCTACGCCGAGCTTCATTTGCTGTAGTTGGGTGGTGATTAATAATTGCTCACGCAGTGACTTTAATACCACTTGTCCCATTTTATACACTTGCTTATCGATGCGACCAAATTTAATATACTTGACAATCGCCTTGTAGGTTTTAGGCGCTAACGCGAGAACAATAGAGCCAATGGTAGCGTATATAAAAAACAACATTCCCTTAGAAAAATAGCTTCCTACATTATTAATTATTATCTCTGGGATAGTCATAGTAATAACAGCTCCTAGCTGCATAAAACTATACTTTACAGCATCTTTATAATAGACCTTGTGCGTTTCGGCTTCTTTCTTCTTGCTACTTGGGCTAAAATCAAACTTTAGTTCTCGTACAAGTAACTTTCCAGTCCCTATAGCTTTATTCCAGCGCTCTTTAATATGGCTTCTGTTTGCTGCTAGCTGGAGCATTTTTTCATTAATCGTCTCCTTGTTAATTGTGGTTGTAGGCAGTGCAAACCGGTCGGCGCCATTTTCTATAAAAGGATCATTTTCAAGGGAGACTCCGCAAAAGGCGTCAAAACGTTTTACAAGTTTTGCCACATCTTCACCACCGTCATCAATGGTAGGATCTATACACGCGAGGTGCCAGATGGAAGCCACTTTATCTGGATTACCAGATTGCACGCGTATAGCACGACCACGCATCTGATTAGACATTACAAAAGAGCTTACGTAGGAACCAAGTACTAAAGTATTAATAGCAGGAGCATCCCATCCTTCTCCTAGCAAGGCAGCGGTGCCTACCAGAATTTGTATGTGACCATCTGTAAATAACTGTGTAATGACACTCACAATAATACTCTTTGCTCGTTCCTTTGTTTTTACAATGATAAAATCCGTTCCATCAAGAGGCGTGATGGTATAATCATCATTTGAAAGTACTTTGACGATTTCTCTTTCTAAGTGTTTATGTACAATGACAAGTGTACCCGTGAGAACAGCTAGTTTTTCTAATTTGTTTATTCCGTGAGAGCGTTCTACTACTTGTGCAAGCGAGTGTCGTAGGTGATGAAAAATAGGAACAACACCAAGTTTATTTATATCTGCTAGGTCATCGTTTACGCTTTCTAAGAATTCCTTGCGTACATAATCCGTGAGGATTACTGCGCGTAAATCTTCACCCATTCCTTGGGATTCAAAATTTATGATCTCGCAAATACTTTTAAGTTTATTTGGACTTTGCGCAAGTGATTTATAGAGCTGGCGCTCTCCTTTAAAGTTCACCCGTTTATTATCAAAGGCACCTACCCTACGCAACTGCTTTTCTACATCCAGCAGCATCTCCTCATCTTCTAGAAAAAGCTCTCTGTCTGTAACAAGTATAAGTTGTAATAATCGCTCTACCCATTCTTGATTAAAAAGTGGTAATTGTGCCTTCTCGGTATCTACTCCAAGGACCTCTATTTTCTCTTTTGGGATCTCATGACCACGTGCTTGAAGATACACGAGAATGGCAACGTAAAAATCTGGTTTCTCGTAGATAGGATCAAGTAATCCATCTGTCAATGTGTACAAAGTATGTTTTAGAACGAACGTTCCAAAATTTTCGTTTTCAACTAGAGAATCAATGAAACCCTTTGATTTTACTCGGTATTTAAGAATATATTGAATTTGAGCTTCGTCTGGTTCGGAGAAATAAATGTAATCTTGATGCGCGCATAGATTTCCTTCTTTCACTAATTCTGGAACGCTTATTTCAATATCTATCGGACCGCATAATTGGAAGTATTTGGCTATTTCTCGTTGCTCACTATCATAAGGTGGTGTGGCGGTCAATGCGGTGAGCGTTCCTTCCAATTTTTTGAGGGCAAAAAGAGGTTTCCACCACTCATTTTTAAGGTGATGTGCTTCGTCTAATACAATGTGTTTGATGCCCGCTTCCGCGAAAAAAGCTACCAAACGATCCATGTCACCTTCCATTTCATTTTTTGAAAAAGCGTGTAGTGATTGGTAAGTAGCAAAAGTGATGTGTGCAGGCTCTTTTATATTTCGCGAAAGCGGAATAGTACAATCTTCCTCGCTCACAAAACACTCAAACATACGTTGCTCCCATTGATTACGTATCGTAATTGTAGGTGCAAGCACAAGCGTTTTCTCGTTTACACGACGCATCATCTCGAGTCCAAGTACTGTTTTACCCGACCCTGGAGGTGCGACTACATGTAAATGATCATCTGAAGCATGGCTTTTAAAATCCTTTAAAAATCGCTCTTGATAGGTGCGCCACGGGTATATGAAATGAAAGGCTTCTTTAAGCAAAGGGAGTGGTAAATTAATTGGTAAATTTGTTTAAATATAAGGCACACAATTCGATGTACGAACGACTATTTGTAAAAGAGTTGTGGTCACCTAACTAGACGATTATAAATCTATACACCTCTTTTTATGCTACGCAGAAATCGCAGACTACGCACCTCAGAAGCTATACGTTCTATCGTGCGCGAGACATACATCACTCCTAATGATTTTATTGTTCCACTTTTTGTGGTGGAAGGC includes:
- the hemC gene encoding hydroxymethylbilane synthase, whose translation is MSKTIRIGTRDSELALWQAKTVQSQLEANGYKTELVPVKSTGDLILDKPLYELGITGIFTKTLDVAMLNGIVDIAVHSMKDVPTALPIGIVQAAVLPRAETEDILVHKGAPDYKQACTIATGSLRRQAQWLNRYPNHKTTDIRGNVNTRLQKLEESDWTGAIFAKAGLKRINVLPENYEVLDWMIPAPAQGAMLIVAMEEDQFCLEACATLNHKPTALCTYIEREFLKTLEGGCTAPIGALAEEIGDDIRFRGVLFSLDGATKIEVEQVVSKANAVGFGTDCALDILDDGGRELMKEIKSNLKK
- a CDS encoding helix-turn-helix transcriptional regulator; translation: MDVSQKNNAESLTNETLIEDGFFILRFDNESAQKQQVERTVNSSYIQFHFCLKGAAIFNFNDGAYQLPIQEENSLLLYNPQRDLPMNLELAPETWVVTLLISIKKFHNLFSNEASFIHFLSDENKDRKYYKDGSISPSMAIVLNQLMNYSLHPSIQKLYFKGKAYELLSLYFNRPADADIEQCPFLVDEDNVQKIKRAKQIIIARMDAPPTLSELSDEIGLSLNKLKEGFKQIYGDSVFSFLFDYKMEVARQLLETGSHNVNEVGLKVGYSTASHFITAFKKKFGTTPKKYLMSLG
- the hemH gene encoding ferrochelatase; the protein is MNKGVLMVNLGSPDSTDPKDVKKYLGEFLMDERVIDVPYAARALLVKGIILNTRPKKSAEAYSKIWWDEGSPLIVLTQRLQKKVQQHTKLPVEIAMRYGSLSIKEGLQKLHDQGVDEVMLLPLYPHYAMATTETITVLAEELRSEFFPKMKITDVKPFYKDADYIKVLGDSIAESLEGVDYEHVLFSYHGVPERHIRKSDVTKVHCKIDGSCCMSESAAHEFCYRHQCYETTRMVGEYLGWEPLKFSTSFQSRLGFDPWLQPYTDRTVERMGKEGFKKMAIATPAFVSDCLETLEEIAMEGEEIFHEAGGKDFHTIPCINDRDDWAALIAKWANEWALVESGKAIA
- the hemA gene encoding glutamyl-tRNA reductase translates to MLLKRQRFYAIGISYKKADATTRGHFAISETAQEAILKGAKNEGVTALTVISTCNRTELYGFAPDAMTLVKILCEHTHGTIEEFLDVAYLHKGDDAIAHLFKVGTGLDSQILGDFEIIGQLKIGFKRAKKLQLINPFMERLVNAVIQASKRIKNETEISSGATSVSFAAVQYIMARVPYVSDKNILLFGTGKIGRNTCENLVKHTKNEHITLINRTKEKAEKIAGKFNLLVKEYADIQSEIAQTDILVVATGAQKPTISKELLHSKKPLLILDLSIPKNVSNDVEELENVTLLHLDELSKMTDATLKRRQGYIPQAEAIIAEITDEFNVWLQTRKFAPTMKALKVRLQEVQAAEIENVRKKTPDFSEASATAMSDKIIQKITNQFAHHLRNANGSTDQSIALIQSIFQLENDNE
- a CDS encoding uroporphyrinogen-III synthase, whose translation is MTVLSTKKLKPNQRELLLNAGLQFVEYDAIRTQEVAFTLSRKLKNVIITSQNGVRALLNNLSSEQLESIKSCFTVGTKTTALLAENGIKVTKTAQNGEELARFIAENYKIESFTYFCGRQRRDELPTLLKENNVACEEVVVYETHQITQSFDRTFDGILFFSPSGVNAFAKANKNTRAIDSIAFCIGETTATTARIRFKKVIVSNSTTIESTIAKAVKILKEESRT
- a CDS encoding DUF6973 domain-containing protein gives rise to the protein MDFKQLWSLFWLSARHPRFVIPTIRGTRKTVAICNKHYGKKQHLNGPENAFRHALWNMLIVHLSVRRGLPLQRSLAWAKRFTDLHEDFSPNAPLERAMDLHNNRVGRDLITSLCGQDEEQLVTQLLEMVPLSRKRTSLKEIQPCDTILVHLE
- the hemE gene encoding uroporphyrinogen decarboxylase, producing MSIKNDLFLRALKGETVDRPPVWMMRQAGRYLPEFMEIKAKYDFFTRCQTPELASEITVQPIRRYGMDAAILFSDILVIPQAMNIDVEMKPNVGPWLPNPIRSAKDVEQVIVPDIDETLGYVMDAIKMTKEKLNDEIPLIGFAGSPWTILCYCVQGQGSKNFDKAKEFCFTQPLAAHALLQKITDTTIAYLKKKVEAGVNAVQVFDSWGGMLSPVDYQEFSWQYIKQIIDALKDEAPVIAFGKGCWFALDKMAKSGASALGVDWTCSARNARYLTGGNITLQGNFDPTRLFSPPREIKRMVHEMINEFGKDKYIVNLGHGILPNIPIENAGAFIEAVKEYKA